One part of the Terriglobia bacterium genome encodes these proteins:
- the infC gene encoding translation initiation factor IF-3 has translation MRTNDRIRAREVRVIDDEGKQVGIMPPYEALKMARERSLDLVEISPTAQPPVVRIMDFGKFLYQKEKQEREAKKHQKVITVKEVKFRINVDEHDYQTKKNHALRFLDDGDKVKATIFFRGREMTRQSLGRQILERLIADLGDKAIVEFRPRQEGNTLHAILAPTKAKPESKPKPPHPPQVQQPPPQAPTV, from the coding sequence ATTCGCACCAACGACCGCATCCGGGCACGCGAAGTGCGCGTGATTGACGACGAAGGCAAGCAGGTCGGCATCATGCCCCCGTATGAAGCACTCAAAATGGCCCGGGAAAGAAGCCTCGACCTGGTGGAAATTTCCCCCACCGCCCAGCCGCCCGTCGTCCGCATCATGGATTTCGGCAAGTTCCTCTACCAGAAAGAAAAACAGGAGCGCGAAGCCAAGAAGCACCAGAAGGTCATCACCGTCAAAGAGGTCAAGTTCCGCATCAACGTGGACGAGCACGATTACCAGACCAAGAAAAACCACGCGCTGCGCTTCCTCGACGACGGCGACAAGGTGAAGGCGACCATCTTTTTCCGCGGCCGCGAAATGACGCGCCAGAGCCTGGGACGCCAGATCCTGGAGCGCCTGATCGCCGATTTGGGCGACAAGGCCATCGTGGAGTTCCGTCCGCGGCAGGAAGGCAACACGCTGCACGCCATCCTGGCGCCGACAAAGGCTAAGCCGGAATCGAAGCCGAAGCCGCCGCATCCGCCGCAGGTTCAGCAACCGCCGCCGCAGGCGCCGACGGTCTGA
- the rpmI gene encoding 50S ribosomal protein L35: protein MPKLKTHSGAAKRFKKTATGKIKRGHAKARHILTTKTTKKKRHLDRDVIMDKADEKKVKRMIPY, encoded by the coding sequence ATGCCGAAACTGAAGACCCACAGCGGCGCCGCCAAGCGCTTCAAGAAGACCGCCACCGGCAAGATCAAACGCGGTCATGCCAAGGCGCGCCACATTCTGACCACCAAGACCACGAAGAAGAAGCGTCACCTCGACCGCGACGTCATCATGGACAAGGCGGACGAGAAAAAAGTTAAGCGGATGATTCCGTACTAA
- the rplT gene encoding 50S ribosomal protein L20 produces the protein MPRVKRGTKRRAKRKKILERASGYYLTKSKLYRSAKESVERALKFAYAGRRQKKRQYRSLWIVRIGAAAKLNGLSYSRFVNGLKKAGVELDRKILADLAVNDPAGFAKLADQAKSAHAA, from the coding sequence ATGCCTCGCGTAAAACGCGGCACCAAACGTCGTGCCAAGCGCAAAAAGATTCTTGAGCGCGCCAGCGGTTATTACCTCACAAAGTCCAAGCTCTACCGCTCGGCGAAAGAGTCGGTGGAGCGCGCGCTGAAATTCGCCTACGCCGGACGGCGCCAGAAAAAGCGCCAGTACCGCTCGCTGTGGATCGTGCGCATCGGCGCCGCCGCCAAGCTCAACGGCCTCAGCTACAGCCGCTTCGTGAACGGGCTGAAGAAAGCCGGCGTGGAACTGGACCGCAAGATCCTGGCCGACCTCGCGGTCAACGACCCCGCGGGATTTGCCAAGCTGGCGGACCAGGCCAAAAGCGCGCACGCGGCGTAA
- the pheT gene encoding phenylalanine--tRNA ligase subunit beta encodes MKILPSWLREFVDIPADDRKLADDLTLAGISVESIEGEGTRTVYDVDFTPNRVDAMNHYGVARDCAAIYDKDLKPIETSVARVSDPGARVKEPKRTFPIEIEDPQGCARYTARVIRDVKIAASPERIAQRLELLGSRAINNAADASNYALQEIGHPTHCFDLDLLEGGKINVRRARPGEKLKTLDGVDHILHPDDLVIADAVKPVALAGVMGGFDSMITEKTRNVLIESAWFDPASVRRTARRHAMHTDASHRFERGADIGITPTACARVAELILQTAGGQLVGEETDPYPRQLDRPTLTLRRSEVRRHLGQDIPDTEIARILRRLGFGITPARAAAAEEVAEFTVQAPTWRLDVEREIDLIEEIARIYGYDRFPNTLPGFVGGVIELPDAKKEETIRASLLGLGYNEAVSLTFISHADAQRFSTATPVEIANPISEEASVMRTSMVPSMLNMLAYNLNRGNAGVRLFESGKIYESMGERTEEQRRLAIGVTGAAIPGSVHAPGRRYSFFDLKGDIETLLGAFQFNALYFDASTPDYYHPGRSARAVMDGATVARFGQLHPELAAERKLRLSAQETPEIYIAEIDLERLYRHDLRKIRYQAIPRFPGVDRDFSFAFDDSVTFERIRNAISALRIAELRALVPAEIFRGGSIPSGKYSMLVRATFQSAERTLRDDEVALWSQQIIKALESLGGALRA; translated from the coding sequence ATGAAGATTCTCCCCAGTTGGCTGCGCGAATTCGTTGATATCCCGGCGGACGACCGGAAGCTCGCCGACGATCTCACCCTCGCCGGCATCTCCGTCGAATCCATCGAGGGCGAAGGCACGCGCACTGTCTACGACGTGGATTTCACGCCCAACCGCGTGGATGCCATGAACCACTACGGCGTGGCGCGTGACTGCGCCGCCATCTATGACAAGGACCTGAAGCCGATCGAAACCAGTGTGGCTCGGGTCTCCGATCCGGGTGCTCGGGTCAAAGAACCGAAGCGCACCTTCCCCATCGAAATCGAAGATCCCCAGGGCTGCGCCCGTTACACCGCGCGTGTCATCCGCGACGTGAAGATCGCGGCCTCGCCGGAGAGGATTGCGCAGCGCCTGGAACTGCTCGGCTCGCGCGCCATTAACAATGCCGCCGACGCCAGCAACTACGCGCTGCAAGAGATCGGCCACCCCACGCACTGCTTCGATCTCGACCTGCTGGAAGGCGGCAAGATCAACGTCCGCCGCGCCCGCCCCGGCGAAAAGCTGAAGACGCTCGACGGCGTGGACCACATCCTCCATCCCGACGATCTCGTCATCGCCGACGCGGTCAAGCCGGTCGCGCTCGCCGGCGTCATGGGCGGCTTCGATTCCATGATCACGGAAAAAACCCGCAACGTGCTCATCGAGTCCGCGTGGTTCGATCCGGCCTCCGTCCGCCGCACCGCGCGCCGCCACGCGATGCACACCGACGCTTCGCATCGTTTCGAGCGCGGCGCCGATATCGGCATCACGCCCACCGCGTGCGCTCGCGTCGCCGAACTCATTCTGCAAACCGCCGGCGGACAACTCGTAGGCGAGGAAACTGACCCTTACCCGCGCCAGCTCGACCGCCCCACTCTGACGCTGCGCCGCAGCGAAGTCCGCCGCCACCTCGGCCAGGACATTCCTGATACCGAGATCGCCCGCATTCTTCGCCGTCTCGGATTCGGTATCACCCCCGCCCGGGCCGCCGCCGCCGAAGAGGTCGCCGAGTTCACCGTGCAGGCGCCGACCTGGCGCCTCGACGTGGAGCGCGAGATCGATCTCATCGAAGAAATCGCGCGCATCTACGGCTACGACCGCTTTCCCAACACGCTGCCCGGCTTCGTCGGCGGCGTCATCGAATTGCCGGACGCCAAGAAGGAAGAAACCATCCGCGCGTCGCTGCTCGGACTCGGCTACAACGAAGCCGTTTCGCTGACCTTCATCTCGCACGCCGACGCGCAGCGCTTCTCCACCGCCACGCCGGTCGAAATCGCCAACCCGATCAGCGAGGAAGCTTCGGTCATGCGCACCTCCATGGTTCCCAGCATGCTCAACATGCTGGCGTACAACCTGAACCGCGGCAACGCCGGCGTGCGCCTGTTCGAGTCCGGCAAAATTTACGAGAGCATGGGCGAGCGCACCGAGGAGCAGCGCCGCCTCGCGATCGGCGTGACCGGCGCGGCCATCCCGGGGAGCGTGCATGCGCCTGGCCGCCGGTATTCATTCTTCGATCTCAAGGGCGACATCGAAACGCTGCTCGGCGCATTCCAGTTCAACGCGCTCTATTTCGACGCCAGCACGCCCGACTATTACCATCCCGGCCGCTCCGCGCGCGCGGTTATGGACGGCGCCACCGTGGCGCGCTTCGGCCAGCTTCATCCCGAACTCGCCGCCGAGCGCAAGCTGCGCCTGAGCGCGCAGGAAACTCCCGAGATCTACATCGCCGAAATTGATCTCGAGCGCCTCTACCGCCACGATCTGCGCAAAATCCGTTATCAAGCGATCCCGCGCTTCCCCGGCGTGGACCGCGATTTCTCCTTCGCCTTCGACGACAGCGTCACCTTCGAGCGCATTCGCAATGCGATCTCGGCGCTACGTATCGCCGAGTTGCGTGCGCTTGTGCCGGCTGAAATCTTCCGCGGCGGCTCGATTCCCTCGGGCAAGTATTCCATGCTTGTCCGCGCCACCTTCCAGTCCGCCGAGCGCACGCTGCGCGATGACGAGGTCGCCTTGTGGTCGCAGCAGATCATCAAGGCGCTGGAATCCCTCGGCGGCGCTCTGCGGGCTTGA
- the pheS gene encoding phenylalanine--tRNA ligase subunit alpha, with product MYTVPKLEDFTDRTLIKAVNECIDACRIEAQGVANESECKNFRDRWLARKNGILTQVNELWLRSAPKEAKRDVGAHVNELRLQIEILVEGTRLEIAEQKSADSDAVDLTLPGIHHPLGAEHPIVRTMNDIVGVFKAMGYSVAEGPEIETDYYNFESLNFPPNHPARDMQDTIFLAGQDQKQARDRLLLRTHTSPVQIRTMEKQKPPVRVVIPGRVYRNDAPDATHSPMFHQVEGLAVDTGITFCDLKGSLDHAMKSLFGSSVKTRFRPSFFPFTEPSAEVLISCIFCGGSGYQGAARCPNCKASGWIELLGAGMVDPALYGFVGYDPEKYSGFAFGMGVDRIAAMLYGVTDLQLFFNGDVRFLEQFA from the coding sequence ATGTACACCGTACCCAAACTCGAGGATTTCACAGATCGCACCCTAATAAAGGCGGTCAACGAGTGCATTGATGCCTGCCGGATCGAAGCTCAAGGGGTAGCGAACGAATCCGAGTGCAAGAACTTCCGCGATCGATGGCTCGCGCGAAAAAACGGCATCTTGACGCAAGTAAATGAACTTTGGTTGAGAAGCGCTCCTAAGGAAGCGAAGCGGGATGTTGGCGCGCACGTAAACGAACTGCGTTTGCAGATAGAAATCCTTGTAGAAGGCACTCGGCTGGAAATAGCTGAGCAGAAGTCGGCCGACTCCGACGCGGTTGACCTCACCCTCCCCGGCATCCATCATCCCCTGGGCGCCGAGCACCCCATCGTCCGCACCATGAACGACATTGTCGGCGTCTTCAAGGCGATGGGCTATTCGGTTGCCGAAGGCCCGGAGATCGAGACCGACTACTACAACTTCGAGTCGCTGAATTTCCCGCCCAACCACCCGGCGCGCGACATGCAGGACACTATTTTCCTCGCCGGCCAAGATCAGAAGCAGGCGCGCGATCGTCTCCTGCTGCGCACGCACACTTCGCCGGTGCAGATTCGCACCATGGAGAAGCAGAAGCCGCCGGTGCGCGTCGTGATTCCCGGCCGCGTCTATCGCAACGACGCGCCTGATGCGACGCATTCGCCCATGTTCCACCAGGTCGAGGGCCTAGCCGTGGACACCGGCATCACGTTCTGCGATCTCAAGGGCTCGCTCGACCACGCCATGAAGTCGCTGTTCGGCTCCTCGGTGAAGACGCGCTTCCGCCCGTCGTTTTTTCCCTTCACCGAACCCAGCGCGGAGGTGTTGATCTCCTGCATTTTCTGCGGCGGCTCGGGATACCAGGGCGCGGCGCGCTGCCCGAACTGCAAAGCCAGCGGCTGGATCGAACTGTTGGGCGCGGGCATGGTGGACCCGGCGCTCTATGGCTTCGTCGGCTACGACCCGGAGAAGTACAGCGGCTTCGCCTTCGGCATGGGCGTGGACCGCATCGCCGCCATGCTCTACGGCGTGACGGATTTGCAGTTGTTTTTCAACGGTGACGTTAGATTTTTAGAGCAGTTTGCGTAG